The Carnobacterium divergens nucleotide sequence GGCAAATGCTTATTCAAAAGCAGGAGTAGACGTTGAGGCTGGATATGAAACCGTTGAACGCATTCAAAAACATGTGAAAAAAACAGAACGCAAAGGTGTTATGGACATGATTGGTGGATTTGGTGGTTGCTTCGATTTAACCCAATTAAATGTGAAGGAACCGGTTTTGGTTTCAGGTACAGATGGGGTTGGAACAAAGTTAATGATTGCTATTCAACAAAATAAACATGACACAATTGGAATTGATTGTGTGGCAATGTGTGTAAACGATATTGTGGCCCAAGGAGCCGAACCTCTTTATTTTTTAGATTATATAGCGACCGGAAAAAATGTCCCTGCTCGTTTGGAAAAAGTAGTAGCAGGTGTAAGTGACGGGTGCATTCAAGCAGGAGCTGCTTTGATTGGTGGCGAAACTGCAGAAATGCCTGGTATGTACAACGATGATGACTATGATTTAGCTGGTTTTGCTGTTGGTGTAGCAGAAAAAAAGGAATTGATAAAAAAAGCGGATATTAAAGAAGAGGACATTTTGATAGGCATTGCTTCAAGTGGAATTCATTCAAACGGGTATTCCTTAGTTCGTAAGGTGTTCTTTGAACAAAATGAGTTTGATTATGACTCGTTATTACCTGAATTAAAAGGTGAACCATTAGGCTCCGTCTTGTTAACACCCACTAAAATTTATGTTAAAGCACTGCTTCCATTAATCAAAGAAAGAAAAATTCATGGAATCGCTCATATAACTGGTGGCGGGTTTGTTGAGAATATTCCACGGATGCTTCCTACGAATTTAGCTGCCCATGTGCAGTTGGGAAGTTGGGATGTATTGCCTATTTTCCAAGCATTGCAACTTTACGGTACTATTCCTGCTCATGAGATGTACGAAATCTTCAATATGGGGATAGGAATGGTAATTGCTGTTTCAAAAGATGACGTTAAAAGCGTTTTAGAACAATTGGAAAAGGCCGGAGAGACAGCTTCAGTGATTGGATGGATTACGAAACGAACGGATGAAGCATTGATTTTAGAAGAGGTGTAGGGATGAAAATAGCCGTTTTTGCTTCTGGAAACGGAAGTAATTTTGAAGCGATTGTGAAAAGCATGAATCAAGGAGAAATTGAAGGTGCGATTGTGTTGGTTTTTTCTGACCGCACAGATGCGTATGTTTTAGAGCGAGCAAAAAGCTTACAAATTCCAGTTCGGTCTTTTTCACCGAAACAATTTACAAATAAAGTTGAATATGAAAAAGAAATTTTAAAAGAACTGAAAGCAAAAGAAGTGGAGTTGCTTGTTTTAGCAGGATATATGCGTTTGATTGGTCCAACTTTACTAAATGCTTATCCAAATCGTATTTTAAATATCCATCCTGCCTTACTTCCTGAATTCCCAGGATTGCATGGCATTCGAGATGCTTTTGAAGCAGGAGTTAAGCAAACGGGTGTGACGGTACACTATGTTGATAATGGCGTGGATACAGGTCCCATTTTAGCTCAAAAAAGAGTTAATATAGAAGAAAATGAAACGTTAGCAAGTTTGGAATTAAAAATCCATCAAGCGGAACATCAGCTTTATCCAGAAGTGATTCAAGATGTCATTCAGGCGATTAAAAAAACTGAAAATTAAACATAAAGGGGCGTTTTTCAAAATGAAAAGAGCGTTAATCAGTGTGTCAGATAAAGCAGGAATTGTTGAATTTGCAAAAGCATTAGTTGAAAATCAAGTAGAGATTATTTCAACAGGTGGAACAAAGCAAGTTTTAGTAGAGGCGGGAATTCCAACGATTGGAATTGAGGAAGTTACCAACTTCCCTGAAATGATGGATGGCAGAGTGAAAACCTTACATCCGTTAATTCATGGTGGTTTGCTAGGACGTAGAGACTTAGTGAGTCATACAAATGCAATGGAGGAGTATGGCATTCAACCAATTGACTTCGTTTGTGTAAACCTTTATCCCTTTAAAGAAACCATTCTGAAAAAAGACGTGACGACAGCCGATGCGATTGAAAATATTGATATTGGTGGGCCTAGTATGCTTAGAAGCGGAGCAAAAAATTATGCCTCGGTTACTGTTGTAGTAGATCCTGCTGACTATGCTCTTGTGATTGCCGAGTTGACAGAAAATGGTGGAACAACTTTAAAAACAAGAGAGCGTTTAGCTGCCAAAGTATTTCGTCATACTGCCAGTTATGATGCACTGATTGCGAATTATCTAACAGATTTAGTT carries:
- the purM gene encoding phosphoribosylformylglycinamidine cyclo-ligase, producing the protein MANAYSKAGVDVEAGYETVERIQKHVKKTERKGVMDMIGGFGGCFDLTQLNVKEPVLVSGTDGVGTKLMIAIQQNKHDTIGIDCVAMCVNDIVAQGAEPLYFLDYIATGKNVPARLEKVVAGVSDGCIQAGAALIGGETAEMPGMYNDDDYDLAGFAVGVAEKKELIKKADIKEEDILIGIASSGIHSNGYSLVRKVFFEQNEFDYDSLLPELKGEPLGSVLLTPTKIYVKALLPLIKERKIHGIAHITGGGFVENIPRMLPTNLAAHVQLGSWDVLPIFQALQLYGTIPAHEMYEIFNMGIGMVIAVSKDDVKSVLEQLEKAGETASVIGWITKRTDEALILEEV
- the purN gene encoding phosphoribosylglycinamide formyltransferase produces the protein MKIAVFASGNGSNFEAIVKSMNQGEIEGAIVLVFSDRTDAYVLERAKSLQIPVRSFSPKQFTNKVEYEKEILKELKAKEVELLVLAGYMRLIGPTLLNAYPNRILNIHPALLPEFPGLHGIRDAFEAGVKQTGVTVHYVDNGVDTGPILAQKRVNIEENETLASLELKIHQAEHQLYPEVIQDVIQAIKKTEN